In Trichoderma atroviride chromosome 2, complete sequence, one DNA window encodes the following:
- a CDS encoding uncharacterized protein (EggNog:ENOG41) yields the protein MPPRGIGTPSRRRGSLESSHIDDENPTVETPAVASPARAQDKEFQDSEGENPSITDGADEDYQDNVVSGKTRIKVKTSRNLRSTASKQDSAQLGSPTLSQTETPNPKKRGHEKHEDEVIRPGKRGRKPAVQTEVKNFETTIYGLLDDFKSKAHGFEASKTKNQELRLQFNALKKEHKKAQQALHHQEELEELQSSKIDQLQNECRSLRRMLEKAIDDARQDSGRYTKFSDSDITTEWGQLAFNVRGLVTQCFTKRPVNECDSIETLMRQLGRRSSLSVCDIASLRVAVLRRLIWEKVILGVLLGKRPIWHGAAGQLLTQIVSIKGQKQPNNPHCLEMISHMKLRAMNDFNEEPQLDETTKEAINGLIDATRLSLWQFLPSCEVENFQKRTMDLTMAARNLHTMMMKSKAIFFLRWLGDGDGKQLAQYDPESMEAMQSHMDAHTLQNDVEFVEAPALVKYGNADGEGFEFSTTLCKASVVLRDVEIISTSEDETMPSTASHDKASDDLSNAATKIKSEPEQ from the exons ATGCCGCCACGCGGTATCGGCACTCCCAGCAGAAGACGCG GATCTTTAGAATCTTCGCACATCGATGATGAAAATCCAACTGTTGAAACGCCAGCCGTGGCATCACCCGCACGAGCTCAAGATAAAGAATTCCAGGATAGTGAAGGGGAAAACCCATCTATCACtgatggagcagatgaagattATCAAGATAATGTCGTTTCAGGCAAAACGCGCATCAAGGTAAAAACTTCTCGGAACCTGCGTTCGACTGCAAGCAAACAGGATTCAGCACAGTTGGGATCGCCGACATTGAGTCAAACCGAGACTCCGAATCCGAAGAAACGAGGCCATGAGAAACACGAAGATGAAGTCATACGTCCTGGAAAGCGCGGCAGGAAACCTGCAGTCCAGACGGAGGTGAAGAATTTTGAGACGACGATTTATGGATTACTGGATGATTTTAAATCGAAGGCTCATGGCTTCGAAGCTTCCAAAACTAAGAACCAGGAATTGCGTCTTCAATTCAATGCTCTCAAAAAGGAGCATAAGAAGGCTCAGCAAGCACTTCATCATCAGGAAGAATTAGAAGAGTTGCAGAGCTCAAAGATCGACCAGTTGCAGAATGAGTGTCGCAGTTTGAGAAGAATGCTAGAAAAAGCGATCGATGACGCCAGACAGGACTCTGGCAGATATACCAAGTTTTCAGATTCTGATATAACCACAGAATGGGGACAATTAGCTTTCAACGTTCGTGGTCTGGTTACTCAATGTTTCACCAAACGCCCCGTAAATGAATGCGATAGCATCGAGACTCTGATGAGACAGCTTGGAAGACGCTCGTCTCTATCAGTCTGTGACATTGCAAGCCTACGAGTGGCTGTTCTTCGACGACTGATATGGGAGAAGGTCATTCTCGGTGTATTATTAGGGAAGCGGCCCATCTGGCACGGAGCGGCTGGCCAACTGTTAACACAAATCGTTTCTATAAAGG GCCAAAAACAGCCCAATAACCCTCATTGTCTCGAGATGATTAGCCACATGAAATTGAGAGCGATGAACGACTTCAACGAGGAGCCTCAACTTGACGAAACAACTAAAGAGGCTATCAATGGTTTGATTGATGCTACCAGATTGTCGCTATGGCAATTTCTTCCGAGCTGCGAGGTGGAAAATTTTCAAAAAAGAACAATGGATTTGACTATGGCCGCGAGGAATCTCCatacgatgatgatgaagtcaAAGGCCATTTTCTTTCTGAGGTGGCTGGGGGATGGTGATGGCAAGCAGCTTGCGCAGTATGACCCGGAGTCAATGGAAGCTATGCAGAGCCATATGGACGCTCACACATTGCAAAATGATGTAGAGTTTGTCGAAGCACCAGCCTTGGTAAAATATGGCAACGCAGATGGCGAAGGCTTTGAGTTCAGTACGACTCTTTGCAAGGCTTCGGTCGTACTCCGAGACGTGGAAATTATATCGACTTCGGAGGATGAAACGATGCCCAGCACGGCAAGCCATGATAAGGCGTCAGATGATTTGAGCAACGCGGCaactaaaataaaatctGAGCCGGAACAATAA
- a CDS encoding uncharacterized protein (EggNog:ENOG41~TransMembrane:1 (i35-58o)), protein MARPDRRQRGANRGTQNASAADPTIVIGIDFGTTYACSIAITLFLILILDSFSGVAWARSSRPEQINIITSWKSRFNFNSDKEKVPTVISREEKDGAPLWGYVAPLGSASLQWFKLCLLDKEDIPEYQRRSEHLRTAIKSLKKSNTHVVDVISDYLRELWQYTISCIERAEGASIVEVSAFKVVVTLPAIWPAYAQFRMKEAIEKAGILNIRGVFDTELEFISEPEAAALAALQDLSDRADMVPGDHFVVCDAGGGTVDVITYTIVSKTPMRVKESVRGDGKLCGATFVDERFRDLLRQKIPLSTWERLGEDGIARLMNNEWENGIKPQFSNDGRKWSIQAPVSSRKRDHEQYISSDISIHNHEIVNVFQPITSQVVELVAAQVNEVKRRYKKQPKFVILVGGFGRCHYLYNCLVESLRGKIEILQSSGARPWTAVCRGAAIRGLEQSDGATESAICSRIARASYGTMCNVIPWSEKDHSIQDREWCPIARVYMAADQASWFLRIGETITVGKSIELGFSQDFESPASEIVTNLIYSNSFQPSERCDETVKELCQLRWSRIPKFDDLPTWTNNKGRVIRRLSYVIKMTSNGVSLDFEISHDDKIVASKNVAADYSESGTAAHRHAAQLGEDNSGTYVPPGKGPGGWDDEFSDE, encoded by the exons ATGGCGAGACCTGATCGAAGACAAAGAGGTGCTAACAGAGGGACTCAAAATGCCTCTGCAGCAGATCCAACGATTGTCATAGGCATAGACTTTGGAACTACGTACGCCTGCTCTATCGCAATCACGCTGTTTCTGATACTGATTCTGGATAGCTTCTCCGGTGTCGCTTGGGCTCGCTCAAGCCGGCCAGAACAGATCAATATTATTACGAGCTGGAAATCTcgcttcaacttcaacagcgacaaagaaaaagtgcCCACCGTCATCTCTCgcgaagagaaagatggtGCTCCTCTCTGGGGCTATGTCGCTCCACTGGGATCAGCCTCTCTCCAATGGTTCAAGCTCTGCCTTCTCGACAAAGAAGATATTCCGGAATATCAGAGAAGATCAGAACATCTGCGAACCGCAATAAAGTCACTCAAAAAGTCCAACACCCATGTTGTGGATGTTATCAGCGACTACCTACGAGAGCTATGGCAGTATACCATTAGCTGCATCGAGCGAGCTGAGGGAGCATCTATAGTCGAAGTCTCCGCGTTCAAAGTGGTTGTCACTCTGCCGGCTATCTGGCCTGCATATGCTCAGTTTCGGATGAAAGAGGCGATCGAAAAAGCAGGGATTCTGAACATTCGCGGTGTCTTCGATACTGAGCTGGAGTTTATTTCAGAGCCTGAAGCGGCTGCCCTAGCTGCTCTGCAAGATCTGTCTGATAGAGCAGATATGGTG CCCGGTGATCATTTCGTCGTCTGTGACGCTGGCGGAGGTACTGTC GATGTGATTACCTATACCATCGTCAGTAAAACCCCAATGAGAGTTAAAGAAAGCGTTAGGGGAGATG GAAAGCTCTGTGGCGCCACGTTTGTGGACGAGCGTTTCCGAGATCTTCTTCGACAAAAGATTCCTTTGAGTACTTGGGAAAGACTTGGGGAAGATGGAATAGCTCGTCTTATGAATAATGAATGGGAAAATGGCATAAAGCCACAGTTCAGCAACGATGGTCGCAAGTGGTCCATACAAGCCCCCGTCAGTTCACGGAAGAGAGATCATGAGCAATACATTTCTTCAGATATCAGCATACACAA TCATGAAATTGTCAATGTGTTTCAGCCGATAACCAGCCAAGTTGTGGAACTTGTAGCAGCTCAAGTTAACGAAGTCAAGAGGCGGTACAAGAAGCAACCCAAG TTTGTGATCTTGGTTGGTGGTTTTGGAAGATGCCACTATCTATATAACTGCTTGGTTGAAAGTCTCAGAGGCAAAATAGAGATTTTACAGAGCTCTGGAGCACGACC CTGGACAGCAGTCTGTCGCGGTGCGGCCATCAGAGGACTTGAACAATCCGATGGTGCAACTGAATCTGCGATTTGTTCAAGAATCGCAAGAGCTAGTTACGGCACAATGTGCAACGTCATCCCATGGAGCGAGAAAGACCACAGTATTCAAGACAGAGAGTGGTGCCCAATCGCGCGAGTGTACATGGCCGCCGACCAAGCCTCCTGGTTTCTTCGTATT GGCGAGACCATAACCGTGGGCAAATCTATTGAACTGGGGTTCAGCCAAGACTTTGAATCACCAGCCAGCGAAATCGTAACAAATCTCATTTACTCCAACAGCTTCCAACCATCAGAACGATGCGATGAGACGGTCAAAGAGCTTTGCCAGTTACGCTGGTCGAGGATCCCCAAATTCGACGATCTCCCTACATGGACGAATAACAAGGGCCGCGTCATCAGGCGACTCTCTTATGTGATCAAGATGACTTCCAACGGCGTCTCCTTGGATTTCGAGATTTCACATGACGACAAGATTGTCGCCTCAAAGAATGTCGCGGCTGATTATAGCGAGAGTGGCACTGCGGCACATCGGCATGCTGCCCAACTTGGCGAGGACAATAGTGGCACCTATGTGCCTCCTGGAAAGGGGCCAGGAGGCTGGGACGACGAATTCAGTGATGAATGA
- a CDS encoding uncharacterized protein (EggNog:ENOG41) produces MELDLHKLLSLQSQISTTSSDAAADHEEGCRKIGAGACGAIFGVDGESMVFKLAKADQESLWNDFRMHKLVAESFRKWKSPKWKYTDVKVPACHYFVPQDDHLYFDKNPSLVEAAKETCNLPTSVLVSERIQPLSKPTRALLIDKYCPPQAKQMALNAAANKDCLVRLYLGSLKGREERSFSLRNFKMHLDQMVELQLDIKELAGKMATAMAIMHWAAKTDARDIEFVLGSSPLKAVAEMSAEDYLNLPGPVYTGPPSRIHEDFFVRTTDLWLLDFNQVRQISMDEAGVAMAVEAIKLNDPYIPKPLQRSKVQRQMWDEFVEQYLVAAHAILREEPNYTQVSGLPAMFISGVIDLEKKKQEKK; encoded by the coding sequence ATGGAACTAGACCTTCACAAACTGTTGTCACTTCAAAGCCAGATATCTACCACTTCATCAGATGCCGCCGCGGATCATGAAGAAGGCTGCCGAAAGATTGGAGCAGGAGCTTGTGGCGCAATCTTTGGGGTTGATGGAGAGTCAATGGTCTTCAAACTGGCAAAGGCAGACCAGGAATCGTTATGGAACGATTTCCGAATGCACAAACTTGTGGCGGAGAGTTTTCGCAAATGGAAGTCTCCCAAATGGAAATATACCGACGTCAAAGTCCCCGCCTGTCACTACTTTGTGCCGCAAGACGACCATCTCTACTTTGATAAGAATCCCAGCCTGGtagaagccgccaaagaaaCATGCAACCTGCCAACAAGCGTTCTCGTTTCCGAGCGAATTCAACCACTTTCGAAGCCTACCCGCGCCTTACTCATCGACAAGTACTGTCCACCCCAAGCCAAGCAAATGGCTCTCAATGCTGCCGCGAATAAAGACTGTCTAGTGCGACTATATCTCGGGTCGTTGAAAGGCAGAGAGGAACGGTCTTTTTCGCTCAGAAATTTCAAAATGCACCTGGACCAGATGGTAGAGCTTCAGCTAGACATCAAAGAGCTGGCTGGCAAAATGGCCACTGCCATGGCCATTATGCACTGGGCTGCCAAAACCGATGCCCGAGATATCGAGTTTGTCCTAGGCAGCTCTCCTCTGAAAGCTGTGGCTGAGATGAGTGCCGAGGATTATCTCAACCTTCCAGGACCTGTCTACACCGGGCCTCCATCACGGATCCACGAAGATTTCTTCGTTCGCACAACGGatctctggctgctggatttCAATCAGGTACGACAAATATCCATGGATGAAGCCGGCGTTGCCATGGCGGTCGAAGCCATCAAGCTCAATGATCCGTATATCCCTAAGCCGCTGCAAAGGTCAAAAGTTCAAAGGCAAATGTGGGATGAATTTGTTGAGCAATATCTTGTTGCAGCACATGCGATCTTACGAGAGGAGCCCAATTACACGCAAGTATCGGGTTTACCCGCCATGTTCATCAGCGGAGTCATTgatcttgagaagaagaagcaggagaaaAAATGA
- a CDS encoding uncharacterized protein (BUSCO:EOG092D47B5), translating into MGNVSSRPDDEASLYLRDQNRLSITSIVVTNPRKRTSIHITPNAFPATRVTAMRPPGDHNPIEYVQDPESNINGPPNFLLKLSGDDELIFTFAFVIRQTQQPASSNLPIPISDGLMTKDTNISGLTFVYASSSKEVANLVTREFHADPNLHKNENVALVGDYSTGGAAAVSFEWTWKWKAPKNYEDRGGGWRNCCSFVEYDSRAHQLHTLATFSYWVSSSSTTPTHPSSPSAPFSLSAPPKIRIASAQSVDSRLAAAEIDEQPLSPMFAPGEANVPPFPQAKEPVKVDVQCVPRPAEDVVAEDGPVFRATLKALEQKTGNMRAQMKKVLKKAEQVYATQTEANDAFVAFIEALREASATNANAVQPALEHYFDKIAREILAYERQNTLNLQRIIIDPITKLYQLDIKQAESKKRDFEEESKDYYAYVSRYLGQRQDSVKAKKLAESDSKYQNKRRNFELKRFDYSSFMQDLHGGRKDQEVLSHLTKFADSQTNGFMTAAKKIENLRPQLVALTNEVSEADKEYSYQRREREEKRRQLEKSNKPYNEPEQGSLSSAATIVASSNGNPAHISDTELGRAEILGSQLKPSTSGGAVQSSAAASMPADLSRSPGSLGHASAIGSPSQSSKFKGIRDLEEQNSLQTNLSQRKEGLLWSLSRPGGHVDPRNLNKQGWHKFWIVLDQGKLSEYSNWKQKLDLHMEPIDLRMASVREARNAERRFCFEVITPNFKRVYQATSEEDMNSWILSINNALQGAVEGRAYRDRQATSRGSDHSISRDIGSVLTGKIQSIHGSHNSHHSNANSGVPFRRTTVGARPTPVRTPSSGYDEHPDRLLQMLRDNDQGNCWCADCGSGAKVEWVSINLGIILCIECSGIHRSLGTHISKIRSLTLDIKSFTVDIVEMLLLVGNRVSNMIWEAKLDHSQKLAPQATREQRLRYITAKYVDRIFVDPISPTLSRYATADDTLLAAIKKNEIQQVLYALALKANPNTVDKMRGTHAVWLALAAADPASPSSAAGQPSTDSDTKPVPFPVAELLVQNGAEIPTSLPAFPLGRYAQQYIEQKKGRAYTVGGDSVPSLPTTSSSTERLLRDKEVRLQKRVSAGGRLAKSPIPEK; encoded by the exons ATGGGCAATGTCAGCAGCAGgcccgacgacgaggcgTCGCTCTACCTCCGGGACCAGAACCGCT TGAGCATCACTTCCATTGTTGTCACGAACCCGCGAAAGCGCACTTCGATTCACATCACTCCCAATGCCTTTCCAGCGACCAGAGTGACCGCTATGCGACCTCCTGGCGACCATAACCCGATAGAATATGTCCAG GACCCGGAATCAAATATTAATGGACCGCCCAACTTCCTACTTAAGCTGAGCGGTGACGATGAGCTCATATTTACCTTTGCATTCGTCATTCGCCAGACGCAACAACCCGCGTCCTCAAACTTGCCAATCCCAATCTCCGATGGCCTTATGACGAAGGATACCAACATATCTGGCCTGACCTTTGTCTAtgcctcttcctcaaagGAAGTCGCGAATCTGGTCACTCGTGAATTTCACGCCGATCCCAACTTGCACAAAAATGAAAATGTAGCTCTTGTTGGGGATTATTCGACTGGCGGGGCCGCCGCTGTTTCTTTCGAGTGGACATGGAAATGGAAGGCTCCCAAAAACTATGAGGACAGGGGCGGTGGCTGGAGGAACTGCTGCAGT TTTGTCGAGTATGATTCGCGTGCTCACCAACTGCACACTTTAGCTACCTTTTCCTATTGGGTTTCAA GTTCATCTACAACACCAACTCATCCGAGCTCACCGTCAgcgcccttttctttgtccGCCCCTCCCAAGATCCGAATTGCTTCAGCTCAGTCAGTAGACTCTCGATTAGCCGCCGCGGAGATTGACGAGCAGCCCCTCTCTCCTATGTTTGCCCCTGGAGAGGCCAACGTACCTCCTTTCCCACAGGCTAAGGAGCCTGTAAAGGTTGACGTACAATGCGTTCCCAGGCCAGCCGAAGATGTTGTGGCTGAAGACGGCCCCGTTTTCCGCGCCACATTGAAAGCTCTGGAGCAGAAGACGGGCAACATGCGCgcgcagatgaagaaagtGCTAAAGAAGGCCGAACAAGTCTATGCAACGCAAACTGAGGCCAATGATGCCTTCGTTGCCTTTATAGAAGCGCTGCGCGAGGCGTCGGCTACTAATGCAAATGCTGTTCAGCCTGCATTGGAGCATTACTTCGACAAGATTGCTCGAGAAATCCTGGCCTATGAACGTCAAAATACTTTGAATCTACAAAGAATCATTATTGACCCTATTACAAAATTATATCAGCTTGACATTAAGCAAGCCGAGTCCAAAAAGCGAGATTTCgaggaagagagcaaagattACTACGCCTATGTTTCACGTTATCTTGGTCAGCGTCAAGACTCGGTAAAGGCTAAGAAGCTTGCTGAAAGCGACTCCAAGTATCAAAATAAGCGGCGAAACTTTGAACTCAAGCGCTTCGACTATTCGAGTTTCATGCAGGACCTTCATGGTGGCCGCAAAGATCAAGAGGTGCTGTCGCATCTAACGAAATTTGCTGATTCGCAGACGAATGGATTTATGACTGCCGCCAAGAAAATTGAAAATCTCCGCCCACAGCTTGTAGCCTTGACAAACGAAGTTTCAGAAGCCGACAAAGAGTATTCATATCAGCGAAGAGAGCGCGAGGAAAAGCGCCGCCAGCTtgaaaaaagcaacaagcCATACAATGAGCCAGAGCAGGGAAGTCTCAGCAGTGCCGCCACGATAGTAGCAAGCTCAAATGGCAATCCGGCCCATATTTCTGACACCGAATTGGGAAGGGCAGAAATCCTGGGCTCTCAGCTCAAGCCGTCAACATCAGGCGGTGCTGTGCAGTCGTCCGCGGCAGCCAGCATGCCTGCCGATCTCTCAAGGTCGCCAGGCAGCCTCGGACACGCCTCGGCTATCGGCAGCCCCAGTCAAAGTTCCAAATTCAAGGGTATTCGTGACCTCGAAGAGCAGAATAGTCTACAGACAAACCTATCACAGAGAAAGGAAGGACTCCTCTGGTCGCTGAGCCGGCCAGGGGGTCATGTTGACCCTCGCAATCTAAATAAACAAGGATGGCACAA GTTTTGGATCGTCTTGGATCAGGGTAAGCTGTCTGAATACAGCAATTGGAAGCAAAAGTTGGATCTTCACATGGAGCCAATTGACCTCCGCATGGCTTCGGTTCGTGAAGCCAGAAATGCTGAGAGGCGGTTCTGCTTTGAGGTCATTACTCCCAACTTTAAGCGTGTGTATCAGGCAACTTCCGAGGAAGATATGAACAGCTGGATCTTGTCTATCAACAATGCTTTGCAGGGCGCAGTGGAGGGCCGTGCCTACCGAGACCGACAGGCGACGTCAAGAGGATCCGATCACTCCATCAGCAGGGACATCGGCTCGGTTCTCACTGGCAAAATCCAATCAATTCACGGCTCGCACAATTCGCATCACTCTAACGCAAATAGCGGAGTGCCATTCCGGAGAACCACAGTCGGGGCTCGACCTACTCCAGTACGGACGCCCAGCTCGGGCTATGACGAGCACCCTGACAGGCTATTACAAATGCTTAGGGATAATGACCAAGGAAATTGCTGGTGCGCTGATTGTGGCTCAGGAGCCAAGGTTGAATGGGTATCAATCAACCTGGGCATTATTCTTTGCATCGAATGCAGCGGTATCCACCGCTCCTTGGGGACGCACATCAGCAAGATACGCTCCCTCACTCTGGACATCAAGTCCTTTACGGTCGATATTGTCGAAATGCTCCTACTTGTCGGAAACCGAGTATCAAACATGATCTGGGAAGCCAAACTGGACCACTCTCAAAAGCTGGCGCCACAAGCAACCCGTGAGCAGCGCCTCAGATACATTACCGCGAAATACGTCGATCGCATATTCGTTGATCCGATTTCACCAACCCTTTCACGGTACGCTACAGCGGACGACACCTTGCTGGCTGCGATTAAAAAGAATGAGATCCAGCAAGTGCTCTACGCTTTGGCACTAAAGGCAAACCCTAATACTGTGGATAAAATGAGAGGAACTCATGCCGTTTGGCTAGCACTCGCAGCTGCTGACCCAGCTTCaccatcttcagcagccggACAGCCGTCAACAGATTCTGATACCAAGCCGGTACCTTTTCCAGTAGCAGAGCTCCTCGTTCAAAACGGCGCGGAAATCCCAACGTCGCTCCCCGCATTCCCGCTTGGGCGATACGCGCAGCAGTATATTGAACAGAAGAAGGGCAGGGCTTACACTGTTGGTGGCGATTCGGTACCATCGCTacccaccaccagcagctcgACCGAAAGGCTGCTACGGGATAAAGAGGTTCGGCTCCAGAAGCGAGTGAGCGCAGGAGGGAGGCTGGCAAAGTCGCCTATCCCGGAAAAATAG
- a CDS encoding uncharacterized protein (BUSCO:EOG092D409L~TransMembrane:1 (o54-72i)) — MASRISTPLRLANRTAVSTRAGACSSPLCKSRVFRQQRFYSSEPPRAGNSQIKFWPFFALFGLASAGYIQLANSRIKKTDDMSPAIENQAPAAALPARDAPVFSPADVTVVFVLGGPGAGKGTQCARLVAEQGFHHLSAGDLLREEQDRPGSQFGQLIKDYIKDGLIVPMEVTIKLLENAMTAALKEKGTTKGRFLIDGFPRKMDQAHKFEEAVCPAKVVLFFDCPEKVMEERLLERGKTSGRTDDNAESIRKRFRTFIETSMPVVNFYEGQGKVIKVDATPSPADVSVTTSKLLTEKLSS; from the exons ATGGCCTCTCGCATATCGACCCCGTTGCGCCTTGCTAACCGCACTGCCGTCTCCACACGCGCAGGAGCTTGTTCGTCACCGCTTTGCAAGTCTCGCGTCttccgccagcagcgcttCTATTCTTCCGAGCCCCCTCGCGCTGGTAACAGCCAGATCAAGTTCTGGCCTTTCTTCGCGCTCTTTGGATTGGCGTCGGCGGGTTACATCCAGCTGGCAAACTCTCGTATCAAAA AAACAGACGACATGTCTCCTGCGATCGAAAACCAAGCTCCGGCCGCGGCGCTGCCTGCCCGCGATGCACCGGTGTTCAGCCCTGCCGACGTGACCGTCGTTTTTGTCCTCGGTGGCCCCGGCGCTGGAAAGGGTACACAATGCGCCAGGCTCGTTGCTGAACAAGGCTTCCACCATCTCTCTGCCGGCGACTTGCTGCGCGAAGAGCAGGACCGACCTGGGTCCCAATTTGGTCAATTGATCAAAGACTACATCAAGGATGGTCTTATCGTCCCCATGGAGGTTACCAtcaagctgcttgagaaCGCCATGACGGCTGCGctcaaagaaaagggcacCACCAAGGGCCGCTTCCTGATCGATGGCTTCCCCCGTAAGATGGATCAAGCCCATAAGTTTGAGGAGGCCGTCTGCCCCGCCAAGGTCGTCTTGTTCTTCGACTGCCCCGAGAAGGTTATGGAGGAACGCCTGTTGGAGCGGGGCAAGACGAGCGGTCGAACAGATGATAACGCCGAGAGCATCCGCAAGCGCTTCCGCACATTTATCGAGACCAGCATGCCTGTCGTCAACTTCTACGAGGGCCAAGGCAAAGTCATCAAAGTTGACGCCACGCCTTCTCCCGCGGATGTCTCTGTGACAACAAGCAAGCTTCTTACCGAGAAGCTTTCCTCTTAA
- a CDS encoding uncharacterized protein (EggNog:ENOG41), which yields MASRQSYQSQHGVNNSSKDMGRSRAQSAPQHPVDPDEARSFALRTAYLHYLLQPKAKRKQYVPAPKQPARAHTSVGQLVQDFVSGNSSSIKLPHNFATALLDRVGGVLRGSEALPGYSDAAVKRSFAEAYTAFSEKTFRKTIEKERKFEPLVLIFYSAATKAAQKGKGADDESDSWKLLPDRHLAMFVRLAANVMKDQGHDRDRPELMSRLTDLESKLLRNDQDLVSNSSAGTGTTIEVIVPLSYEVKDMPMVQTVASIFGMGLSEAQKILNEKRQVWTEEAALKDLKSYQTRLNANLPGTLSSHDFDVEDAFTEWKKSEATHLSQMMMDILTAKPELAKTKTGPIDQSMTSRPTSMYENDQAYADLSRVISDPSASSFAFDPSISLSSLAIGESSSIRAVDETIYTFTPPNPRSFYKNILQQAMMFDQMHADPNNDYQPLSHKSMDLLNELSVRWRIPQFSRLIVLLEGVANQFLEKEIAPEDLDAAFDIIKSPSQELKKPPHIHQYNAPPDRF from the coding sequence ATGGCGTCCCGTCAGTCGTACCAGTCTCAGCATGGAGTCAATAATAGCAGCAAAGACATGGGAAGGTCGCGGGCACAGTCTGCGCCGCAGCACCCCGTCGACCCAGACGAAGCTCGAAGCTTTGCCCTGCGTACCGCCTATCTGCACTACTTGCTGCAGCCCAAAGCTAAACGAAAGCAATATGTCCCGGCCCCGAAGCAGCCTGCGCGAGCGCATACGAGCGTGGGACAGCTCGTGCAAGATTTCGTTTCGGGAAACTCTTCGAGCATCAAGCTCCCCCACAACTTCGCTACCGCTCTGCTTGACCGTGTAGGTGGCGTCCTGAGGGGTAGCGAGGCTCTGCCAGGATACAGCGATGCTGCCGTCAAGAGAAGCTTTGCCGAGGCCTATACAGCTTTCTCGGAAAAGACGTTTCGGAAAACAattgaaaaagagagaaaatttgAGCCTTTGGTCTTGATCTTCTACTCTGCGGCGACAAAGGCAGCCCAAAAGGGGAAAGGAGCTGACGATGAATCCGACTCATGGAAGCTACTCCCAGACCGCCACCTTGCCATGTTTGTGAGGTTGGCCGCAAATGTCATGAAAGATCAGGGACATGATCGAGATCGACCCGAGCTGATGTCTAGACTCACGGATCTGGAGAGCAAACTTCTCAGAAACGACCAAGATCTGGTTAGCAACAGCAGTGCTGGCACCGGCACCACGATTGAAGTGATAGTGCCTCTTAGCTATGAAGTCAAGGATATGCCCATGGTACAGACGGTTGCGAGCATCTTCGGCATGGGCCTCTCAGAGGCTCAGAAGATACTAAACGAAAAACGTCAGGTTTGGACTGAAGAGGCTGCGCTCAAGGACCTCAAATCATATCAGACTCGGCTTAACGCCAATCTGCCAGGCACGCTAAGCAGCCATGATTTTGACGTTGAAGATGCCTTCACTGAGTGGAAGAAATCAGAGGCCACACATCTCTcacagatgatgatggacatTTTAACGGCCAAGCCAGAGTTGGCAAAAACCAAAACTGGCCCCATCGACCAATCCATGACAAGCCGACCGACGTCAATGTACGAAAACGACCAGGCGTATGCCGACCTTAGTCGTGTGATCTCTGATCCAAGTGCATCATCTTTTGCCTTTGACCCGTCTATTAGTCTGAGCTCTCTAGCAATTGGGGAATCGAGCAGTATCAGAGCCGTAGATGAAACGATTTACACATTCACCCCTCCTAACCCCAGGTCGTTTTACAAGAATATTCTTCAGCAGGCGATGATGTTTGATCAGATGCATGCCGATCCCAACAATGACTACCAGCCGCTGTCGCATAAATCTATGGACCTGCTGAATGAGCTATCTGTACGGTGGCGTATACCGCAGTTTTCTCGACTCATTGTCCTTCTGGAGGGAGTAGCCAATCAGTTTCTTGAGAAGGAGATAGCTCCCGAGGACCTTGATGCTGCCTTTGATATAATCAAATCTCCATCACAAGAACTGAAAAAGCCGCCCCATATCCACCAATACAACGCCCCCCCTGACCGATTTTGA